The Papaver somniferum cultivar HN1 chromosome 3, ASM357369v1, whole genome shotgun sequence genome includes a region encoding these proteins:
- the LOC113357568 gene encoding transport inhibitor response 1-like protein isoform X1: protein MRVEEEENQTKMLQVEEKSDLAGVDGIDSSNKSRICGGGIAGGGGGVSVGNDSSSSSSSSTSSSSATFPDQVLENVLENVLLFLTSRHDRNSVSLVCKSWYRAEAFNRLELFIGNCYAVSPIRAIRRFQRVRSLVLKGKPRFADFQLVPQNWGAHFTPWVTEMSLAYPWLEKICLKRMSISDDDLSLIANSFTGFKELVLVCCEGFGTSGLAIVASKCRQLRVLELIECDVIDEEIDWISCFPENGTCLESLSFDCVECAIIFEALERLVARSPSLRKLRVNRNVSTGQLHRLMIRAPQLTHLGSGSFSPSDAIHQEEQELDLFSAFTSCRSLICLSGFRDILPDYLPSIYPVCANLISLNFSYANIDAEQLKSVIRHCHKLQVFWVLDSVCDEGLQAVAASCKDLREVRVFPMDAREDSECPVSEVGLLAISEGCRKLRSILYFCQRMTNAAVVAMSKNCPELVVFRLCIMGRHLPDHITRKPMDEGFGAIVMNCKKLTRLAVSGLLTDEAFRLIGMYGKLVRTLSVAFAGDTDDALTYVLEGCPKLQKLEIRDSPFGDAALFSGLHHYYNMRFLWMSACRLSFSGCRQVAQRMPHLVVEVIKDIDEEEIGESSVSSFKEDHGDLVEKLYMYRSLDGQRNDAPNFVSIL, encoded by the exons atgagagtagaagaagaagaaaatcaaactaaaatgttACAGGTCGAAGAGAAATCAGATCTTGCTGGTGTTGATGGGATTGATTCTTCCAACAAAAGTCGAATCTGTGGTGGTGGtattgctggtggtggtggtggtgtaagtGTTGgaaatgattcttcttcttcttcttcttcttctacatcgtCATCTTCAGCAACTTTTCCTGACCAGGTTCTTGAAAATGTTTTAGAAAACGTACTTCTCTTCTTAACATCACGCCATGATCGTAACTCGGTCTCTCTCGTTTGTAAATCATGGTACAGAGCTGAAGCATTTAATAGGTTAGAATTATTTATAGGGAATTGTTATGCTGTTTCACCGATCCGGGCGATTCGGAGATTTCAGAGAGTTAGATCTTTGGTATTAAAAGGGAAACCCAGATTCGCTGATTTTCAATTAGTTCCTCAGAATTGGGGGGCTCATTTTACTCCATGGGTTACGGAAATGTCTTTAGCTTATCCATGgctggagaagatttgtttgaaaaGAATGTCGATTTCTGATGATGATTTGAGTCTGATTGCTAATTCTTTTACTGGATTCAAGGAACTTGTTCTTGTTTGCTGCGAAGGATTTGGTACTAGTGGACTTGCTATTGTCGCTAGTAAGTGCAG GCAACTTAGAGTGCTTGAGCTGATTGAATGCGACGTGATAGATGAAGAAATAGATTGGATATCATGCTTTCCAGAGAATGGAACTTGTCTTGAATCTCTTAGTTTTGATTGTGTGGAATGTGCAATAATCTTCGAAGCTCTGGAGAGATTAGTGGCACGGTCTCCTTCATTGAGAAAGCTCAGGGTGAACCGCAATGTCTCAACTGGACAGCTACACCGGTTAATGATCCGAGCTCCACAGCTAACTCATTTAGGATCAGGATCTTTTAGCCCTTCGGATGCCATTCATCAAGAAGAACAAGAATTGGATCTTTTTTCGGCTTTCACTTCCTGCAGATCTCTGATCTGTTTATCAGGATTTAGAGACATTTTACCAGATTATCTACCTTCTATCTATCCTGTTTGTGCTAACCTAATCTCGTTGAACTTCAGTTATGCCAATATCGATGCTGAGCAATTGAAATCAGTCATTCGCCACTGTCATAAGCTCCAGGTTTTCTGG GTCCTTGATTCGGTATGTGATGAGGGACTCCAAGCCGTGGCTGCATCTTGCAAGGACCTCCGCGAGGTTCGAGTTTTCCCTATGGATGCTCGGGAGGATAGCGAGTGCCCTGTTTCAGAAGTGGGCCTTCTTGCGATTTCTGAGGGGTGTAGGAAACTTcgatcaattttatatttttgccAGCGAATGACTAATGCGGCAGTTGTGGCCATGTCTAAGAACTGTCCTGAACTTGTTGTGTTCCGACTCTGTATAATGGGGCGTCACCTGCCTGACCACATAACCAGGAAACCCATGGATGAAGGCTTTGGAGCCATAGTTATGAACTGTAAAAAGCTCACAAGACTTGCAGTTTCTGGTTTGCTGACAGATGAGGCATTCCGTTTGATTGGTATGTACGGGAAACTGGTTAGGACCCTTTCTGTTGCTTTTGCGGGGGATACTGACGATGCCCTAACTTATGTTCTGGAAGGCTGCCCTAAATTGCAGAAGCTTGAGATCAGGGATAGTCCGTTTGGTGACGCAGCATTGTTCTCTGGTCTGCACCATTATTATAACATGAGGTTTCTCTGGATGTCTGCATGTAGACTCTCTTTTTCTGGATGCAGGCAAGTTGCACAAAGAATGCCCCATCTGGTTGTAGAAGTGATTAAGGACATAGATGAAGAGGAGATAGGTGAGTCCTCTGTTTCTTCGTTTAAAGAAGATCATGGTGATCTTGTTGAGAAGCTATACATGTATCGATCTCTTGATGGGCAGAGGAATGATGCACCAAACTTTGTGTCAATCTTGTAG
- the LOC113357568 gene encoding transport inhibitor response 1-like protein isoform X2: MRVEEEENQTKMLQVEEKSDLAGVDGIDSSNKSRICGGGIAGGGGGVSVGNDSSSSSSSSTSSSSATFPDQVLENVLENVLLFLTSRHDRNSVSLVCKSWYRAEAFNRLELFIGNCYAVSPIRAIRRFQRVRSLVLKGKPRFADFQLVPQNWGAHFTPWVTEMSLAYPWLEKICLKRMSISDDDLSLIANSFTGFKELVLVCCEGFGTSGLAIVASKCRQLRVLELIECDVIDEEIDWISCFPENGTCLESLSFDCVECAIIFEALERLVARSPSLRKLRVNRNVSTGQLHRLMIRAPQLTHLGSGSFSPSDAIHQEEQELDLFSAFTSCRSLICLSGFRDILPDYLPSIYPVCANLISLNFSYANIDAEQLKSVIRHCHKLQVFWVLDSVCDEGLQAVAASCKDLREVRVFPMDAREDSECPVSEVGLLAISEGCRKLRSILYFCQRMTNAAVVAMSKNCPELVVFRLCIMGRHLPDHITRKPMDEGFGAIVMNCKKLTRLAVSGLLTDEAFRLIGMYGKLVRTLSVAFAGDTDDALTYVLEGCPKLQKLEIRDSPFGDAALFSGLHHYYNMRFLWMSACRLSFSGCRQVAQRMPHLVVEVIKDIDEEEIDLKFCHGGRRY; encoded by the exons atgagagtagaagaagaagaaaatcaaactaaaatgttACAGGTCGAAGAGAAATCAGATCTTGCTGGTGTTGATGGGATTGATTCTTCCAACAAAAGTCGAATCTGTGGTGGTGGtattgctggtggtggtggtggtgtaagtGTTGgaaatgattcttcttcttcttcttcttcttctacatcgtCATCTTCAGCAACTTTTCCTGACCAGGTTCTTGAAAATGTTTTAGAAAACGTACTTCTCTTCTTAACATCACGCCATGATCGTAACTCGGTCTCTCTCGTTTGTAAATCATGGTACAGAGCTGAAGCATTTAATAGGTTAGAATTATTTATAGGGAATTGTTATGCTGTTTCACCGATCCGGGCGATTCGGAGATTTCAGAGAGTTAGATCTTTGGTATTAAAAGGGAAACCCAGATTCGCTGATTTTCAATTAGTTCCTCAGAATTGGGGGGCTCATTTTACTCCATGGGTTACGGAAATGTCTTTAGCTTATCCATGgctggagaagatttgtttgaaaaGAATGTCGATTTCTGATGATGATTTGAGTCTGATTGCTAATTCTTTTACTGGATTCAAGGAACTTGTTCTTGTTTGCTGCGAAGGATTTGGTACTAGTGGACTTGCTATTGTCGCTAGTAAGTGCAG GCAACTTAGAGTGCTTGAGCTGATTGAATGCGACGTGATAGATGAAGAAATAGATTGGATATCATGCTTTCCAGAGAATGGAACTTGTCTTGAATCTCTTAGTTTTGATTGTGTGGAATGTGCAATAATCTTCGAAGCTCTGGAGAGATTAGTGGCACGGTCTCCTTCATTGAGAAAGCTCAGGGTGAACCGCAATGTCTCAACTGGACAGCTACACCGGTTAATGATCCGAGCTCCACAGCTAACTCATTTAGGATCAGGATCTTTTAGCCCTTCGGATGCCATTCATCAAGAAGAACAAGAATTGGATCTTTTTTCGGCTTTCACTTCCTGCAGATCTCTGATCTGTTTATCAGGATTTAGAGACATTTTACCAGATTATCTACCTTCTATCTATCCTGTTTGTGCTAACCTAATCTCGTTGAACTTCAGTTATGCCAATATCGATGCTGAGCAATTGAAATCAGTCATTCGCCACTGTCATAAGCTCCAGGTTTTCTGG GTCCTTGATTCGGTATGTGATGAGGGACTCCAAGCCGTGGCTGCATCTTGCAAGGACCTCCGCGAGGTTCGAGTTTTCCCTATGGATGCTCGGGAGGATAGCGAGTGCCCTGTTTCAGAAGTGGGCCTTCTTGCGATTTCTGAGGGGTGTAGGAAACTTcgatcaattttatatttttgccAGCGAATGACTAATGCGGCAGTTGTGGCCATGTCTAAGAACTGTCCTGAACTTGTTGTGTTCCGACTCTGTATAATGGGGCGTCACCTGCCTGACCACATAACCAGGAAACCCATGGATGAAGGCTTTGGAGCCATAGTTATGAACTGTAAAAAGCTCACAAGACTTGCAGTTTCTGGTTTGCTGACAGATGAGGCATTCCGTTTGATTGGTATGTACGGGAAACTGGTTAGGACCCTTTCTGTTGCTTTTGCGGGGGATACTGACGATGCCCTAACTTATGTTCTGGAAGGCTGCCCTAAATTGCAGAAGCTTGAGATCAGGGATAGTCCGTTTGGTGACGCAGCATTGTTCTCTGGTCTGCACCATTATTATAACATGAGGTTTCTCTGGATGTCTGCATGTAGACTCTCTTTTTCTGGATGCAGGCAAGTTGCACAAAGAATGCCCCATCTGGTTGTAGAAGTGATTAAGGACATAGATGAAGAGGAGATAG ACCTAAAATTTTGTCATGGAGGAAGAAGATACTGA